A single genomic interval of Corvus hawaiiensis isolate bCorHaw1 chromosome 5, bCorHaw1.pri.cur, whole genome shotgun sequence harbors:
- the LOC125326087 gene encoding translation initiation factor IF-2-like, translated as MAGPPPLCPALPTDRQRGCCLSGCCLQGCYYLSGCCLHGCYLLPARLVLPANRTRCPPTPRAPPQQPPVPARPRRLPRAYAPGCSMATEQNTAGHAPYTARPRPLAAPPARRTLTRSTIGRRCGPAPPTKGRGAGSAPVAAGTRSCGAGCGGERTPDYSPQEALRRHASLIGWAARVRRGAGSPVEPRCGGTRADTRGRRRSPPAQATPAAPVAFLGAGASRRRVRVLTLPSACPLSASRHTRREFLIAPKKWRAESRPASAARSTRNVPMGASQRRP; from the exons ATGGCCGGGCCGCCTCCCCTCTGCCCCGCACTGCCTACGGACCGCCAGCGGGGCTGTTGCCTGTCcggctgctgcctgcagggctgttATTACCTGTCCGGCTGTTGTCTGCACGGCTGCTACCTGTTACCCGCCCGACTGGTGTTACCTGCCAACCGCACTCGTTGCCCCCCCACACCCCGTGCCCCCCCACAGCAGCCGCCGGTACCTGCGCGGCCGCGCCGCCTCCCCCGCGCCTATGCACCGGGCTGCTCAATGGCAACCGAACAAAACACCGCCGGCCACGCCCCCTACACCGCCCGCCCGCGCCCATtggccgcgccgcccgcccgccgaaCCTTGACCCGCTCTACCATTGGCCGGCGctgcggcccggccccgcccacaaaggggcggggggcgggctCTGCCCCGGTCGCGGCGGGGACGCGCAGCTGTGGTGCCGGGTGCGGTGGGGAGCGCACGCCGGACTACAGCCCCCAGGAGGCCTTGCGGCGGCACGCCTCTCTCATTGGCTGGGCAGCGCGCGTCCGCAGGGGCGCGGGGTCGCCCGTGGA GCCGAGGTGCGGCGGGACCAGGGCTGAcacccgcggccgccgccggaGCCCCCCGGCCCAAGCCACTCCCGCTGCTCCCGTTGCCTTCCTTGGAGCCGGCGCTTCCCGGCGCCGTGTCCGTGTGCTTACACTGCCCTCTGCTTGCCCGCTCTCTGCTTCCCGTCACACCCGCCGAGAATTCCTCATCGCCCCCAAAAAATGGAGGGCAGAAAGCCGCCCAGCATCTGCTGCTCGCTCCACAAGAAACGTTCCTATGGGAGCTTCTCAGAGGCGGCCGTGA